From Sphingomonas hengshuiensis, one genomic window encodes:
- a CDS encoding CBS domain-containing protein: MTIAAILGGKGGEVVSIAGDRTVADAVALLAERRIGAVPVMEGDAVAGIFSERDVIYCLESHGAAALAHSVATVMTAPAITVAPEESVLAALALMTRRRIRHLPVVDAGRCIGFVSIGDLVKYRIERIESEAEAMRSYIQAV; this comes from the coding sequence ATGACCATCGCGGCAATCCTGGGCGGCAAAGGCGGAGAGGTGGTTTCGATCGCAGGCGATCGGACCGTGGCCGATGCCGTGGCGCTGCTGGCCGAACGACGCATCGGCGCAGTGCCAGTGATGGAAGGCGACGCGGTCGCGGGCATTTTTTCCGAGCGCGACGTGATCTACTGCCTCGAGAGTCACGGCGCTGCGGCGCTGGCGCATAGCGTTGCGACGGTGATGACCGCGCCTGCGATCACGGTGGCGCCCGAAGAATCGGTGCTCGCTGCGCTGGCGTTGATGACGCGCCGCCGGATCCGCCATCTGCCGGTGGTGGACGCCGGGCGCTGCATCGGGTTCGTCTCGATCGGCGATCTGGTCAAATACCGGATCGAGCGAATCGAGTCCGAGGCAGAGGCGATGCGCTCCTATATCCAGGCGGTGTAG
- a CDS encoding lipopolysaccharide biosynthesis protein: MRRLDDGTVTESLPAPPNRPNESLRSQVRSAVIWRSGTQILGQMLTWASTFVVIRVLSPSDYGLFAMTQVVLVLLNMLNGYGLASALIQRRDATRHAQRQLFGMLILLNGALGLAQFACAPLAAAYYRQPMVADLLRVQALLYCATPFIALPYAMLARAMDFRRQAQVNFASGIAGAVTALAGAWLGWGVWTLVAAPIALFAVRAVGMTWAARSLMWPSFDFRGAGDIARYGATMATGQVFWFLQSQADVFIAGRLFDPHMLGIYTTSLFLTQIFVSKFVPPLNEVAFSAYARLREDRAAVASAFLKSVQLIMVVALPFYFGLAVTAYPLVEVVLGPKWSEAAPVVQWLALAMPMMTLQVLYSPASDACGRPGISAWNGAIGAALLPVAFLVGVHWGIAGLVAAWFAAYPLYLAISTWRTLPAIGVRARDLFSAVLPALRAAIAMAAIVFLLDRAFPALPALVQLMLLSVTGALAYAAWLAVFARPTLRAVIALLRNRGG; this comes from the coding sequence ATGCGTCGGCTGGATGACGGTACAGTGACCGAATCGCTACCCGCCCCGCCGAATCGGCCCAATGAGTCGCTGCGGAGTCAGGTCCGCAGCGCAGTGATCTGGCGTTCCGGGACCCAGATACTGGGCCAGATGCTCACCTGGGCATCGACCTTCGTCGTGATCCGCGTGCTCAGCCCGTCCGACTATGGGCTGTTCGCGATGACCCAGGTCGTGCTGGTGCTGCTCAACATGCTCAACGGCTATGGCCTTGCCAGCGCACTGATCCAGCGCAGGGACGCCACCCGCCATGCGCAGCGCCAGTTGTTCGGGATGCTGATCCTGCTCAACGGCGCATTGGGGCTTGCGCAGTTCGCATGCGCGCCGCTCGCCGCGGCCTATTATCGCCAGCCCATGGTGGCGGACCTGTTGCGGGTGCAGGCGCTGCTCTATTGCGCGACGCCGTTCATTGCCCTGCCCTATGCGATGCTCGCGCGGGCGATGGACTTTCGGCGTCAGGCGCAAGTGAATTTCGCATCGGGGATCGCCGGGGCCGTCACGGCGCTGGCCGGGGCATGGCTGGGTTGGGGCGTGTGGACGCTGGTCGCCGCGCCGATCGCGCTGTTCGCGGTGCGCGCGGTGGGCATGACCTGGGCGGCGCGATCGCTGATGTGGCCGAGCTTCGACTTTCGCGGCGCTGGCGACATTGCGCGCTATGGCGCCACGATGGCGACGGGGCAGGTCTTCTGGTTCCTCCAGAGCCAGGCGGATGTGTTCATCGCCGGGCGGCTGTTCGATCCGCACATGCTGGGCATCTATACCACCAGCCTGTTCCTCACCCAGATCTTCGTGTCGAAGTTCGTGCCGCCGCTCAACGAAGTCGCGTTCTCGGCCTATGCCAGACTGCGCGAGGACCGGGCGGCGGTGGCGAGCGCATTCCTCAAATCGGTGCAGCTGATCATGGTGGTCGCGCTGCCCTTTTATTTCGGGCTGGCGGTTACGGCCTATCCGCTGGTCGAGGTCGTGCTCGGCCCGAAGTGGAGCGAGGCGGCGCCTGTCGTCCAGTGGCTGGCACTCGCGATGCCGATGATGACCCTCCAGGTCCTCTATTCCCCCGCAAGCGATGCCTGCGGACGCCCGGGAATCAGCGCGTGGAACGGCGCGATCGGGGCGGCGCTGCTGCCCGTGGCGTTTCTGGTCGGGGTGCATTGGGGAATTGCGGGGCTGGTCGCGGCGTGGTTCGCGGCCTATCCGCTCTATCTGGCAATATCGACCTGGCGGACGCTGCCGGCGATCGGCGTGCGCGCGCGCGACTTGTTCAGCGCCGTGCTGCCGGCCTTGCGTGCCGCGATCGCGATGGCGGCAATCGTCTTTCTGCTCGACCGCGCCTTCCCGGCGCTGCCGGCGCTGGTGCAACTGATGCTGCTCAGCGTCACTGGCGCACTGGCCTATGCCGCATGGCTGGCCGTGTTCGCGCGGCCAACGCTGCGCGCGGTGATCGCGTTGCTGCGCAACCGCGGCGGATGA